CTCCAATTGATTGAGGTTGACCGGCTTGATCAAAAAATCCACCACCCCGTTTTTCAGGGTGCGAATCGTGTTTTCCAGCGAAGGGTACCCGGTCATGATGATCACCGGGATGGTGTTGTCCACCTTGCGGATGTGTTCGGCCAATTCCAGGCCGTCCATTTCGGGCATGTTGATGTCCGTGAAGCAGCAGTCGATTTTCTGGCTGGCGATGATTTCGGAGGCGATGCGGCCGTTTCCGGCGGTAAGGATATGGTATCCCTTGGCCCTGAAATATTCCGAGGCCACTTCCAGGATGCTTTCCTCGTCGTCCACGAACAATAAGGTTGCTTTGGGCGCGTCGGTCATTGGTCTTTTGGATAATTGGTATCTTGGAAATTGGTTTCTTTCGCCGCTGCTACCGAATCGCGGAATTCGGTGACTGTATCCATCATGTTCCTGATATCGGCAGGTCATTAACAAACTAAAGAAAATCTGCTTGATCATGCCAAAAATTAGAGGCGAACGTTTGGAAGGCTCCGTGCTTAAGAAATAAGTGCGAACAGTCGGCAGATCAGGCTGGAAAAGGATGCGTTGAAAAAGGTCTCCAGGCCGTGAAAGACCTCTATGTAAAAGGCCGGGATGAAAATACTTGACCTGGCGTACCGGCCGGCGCTATTTAGACTGGTTTTGTCGACCGACGTCCATTCGACGAACGATGGCAGCGAAAAATCAGGAATCGACCGTTCACCGATGGGCTGGAAAAAAGGAAATATCGCTCGATGCCGAATCATGGCGGGCAGGACCGACCCTTGAACATATGCCTGTTGAGCTACCGGAGCAACCCGCACTGTGGGGGCCAGGGCGTCTACCTGAAGAACCTGAGCCGGGCGCTTGCGGATATCGGCCACCGGGTGGAGGTGGTTTCCGGACCGCCGGACCCCATGCTGGACGATGACATTCCCGTCCATCGCCCGGCTTGCCTGGACCTGTACAACCCGGAGAATCTGTTTCGGGTGCCGACCCTGAAAGAATTGTCGGACCCGGTCAATGTCATGGAGTGGGCTGGGGTGTCTACCATGGGGTTTCCCGAACCGTTTACCTTCGGGATTCGCGCCCAGCGTTTTCTGCGCACCCGCATGGGGCGCTACGACATCGTTCACGACAACCAGAGCCTCTCCTACGGCATCTGGTCCATTGCCAAGCAAATCCCCACCGTGGCCACCATTCACCACCCCATTACGGTGGACCGGGACATCGCCGTGCGCTCGGTTCGGCCGTTCTGGAAAAAGCTCAAACACCTGCGCTGGTTCTCTTTCATCGGCATGCAGAAGCGGGTTTCGCGCACCTTGCGCCGGATTATCACCGTCTCCGAATGCGCCCGGGAGGACATCGCCAAGGACTTTAAGATTTCCCGCGACCGGTTTTCTGTGGTGCCCAACGGCATCAACACCGATCTTTTCCATCCCTTGCCCGACATTCCCCGGGAACCGGGCCGCATCATCGTGACCAACAGCTCCGACGTACCGCTCAAGGGTCTTTACTATCTGCTGCACGCCGTGACCCAGGTGGCCGCCAAAAGAGACATCCGGCTGGTGGTCATCGGCACCCCTAAGAAAAATGGCGGTATCACCCGCCTGATCCGCCGGCTGGGAATCGGCGACCGGATCACCTTTACCGGCCGGGTCAGCGACGCGGAATTCGTCCGCCAGTATGCCCGGGCCGCCATGGCCGTAGTTGCATCCGTGTACGAGGGATTCGGCCTGCCGGCGGGCGAGGCCATGGCCTGCGGCGTGCCGGTGATCAGCACCACCGGCGGGGCCCTGCCCGAGGTGGTCGGAGATGCGGGTATGCTGGTTCCGCCCAAAGACAGCCCGGCCCTGGCAAAAGCGATTACCGACATGCTGGACCATCCCGACAAAGCCGCCGAACTGGGCCGCCTGGGATACCAGCGGGTCCAGCGCCACTTCACCTGGCGGCGCGCTGCCGAAAAAACGGTGGAAGCCTACCGGAAGACCATCGATGATTACCGTTGACTTCTCACGCCTGAACGTTCCGCCCGGCAGCCGCATCCTGGATATCGGCTGCGGATCGGGCCGCCATACCTGCGAGGCCTATCGCCTGAAAGAAATCCAGGTTACCGGAGCGGACCTCAACCCCCGGGACCTGCTCGAAGCCCGCGGCCGGTTGGAATATCACGACCAGTTGGGCGAACACGGAGGCGGCACCTGGAGCCTTTCGGCGGCCGACGTTACCCGCCTGCCCTTTGCCGACGAGTGCTTCGACCTGGTGATCTGCAGCGAAGTTTTAGAGCACATCCCGGATCACGGCAAGGCCATGGGAGAAATCGTCCGGGTGCTCAAACCGGGCAAGCCGCTGGTGGTCAGCGTGCCCCGCTGGCTGCCCGAACGCATCTGCTGGGCCCTTTCCGACGAATACTTCAATGCCAACCAGGGCCATGTGCGCATCTATCGCAAAAAAGACCTGATCCGGCGCCTGGAGCGGACCGGCACCCGTTTTCTTGACCATCACTATGCCCACAGCATCCACTCACCCTACTGGTGGCTCAAGTGCCTGGTGGGGCCGACCCGCACCGATTCGACAGCGGTGAACCTCTACCACCGCCTGCTGACCTGGGACATCATGCAGAAGCCCTGGATTACACGCTTTGTCGATCGCCTGCTCAATCCCTTGCTGGGGAAGAGTCTGGTCTTGTACTTCCGGAAAATCTGACAACTTCGCTATCCGAAAATCCCCCAGCCAAA
This window of the uncultured Desulfosarcina sp. genome carries:
- a CDS encoding class I SAM-dependent methyltransferase: MITVDFSRLNVPPGSRILDIGCGSGRHTCEAYRLKEIQVTGADLNPRDLLEARGRLEYHDQLGEHGGGTWSLSAADVTRLPFADECFDLVICSEVLEHIPDHGKAMGEIVRVLKPGKPLVVSVPRWLPERICWALSDEYFNANQGHVRIYRKKDLIRRLERTGTRFLDHHYAHSIHSPYWWLKCLVGPTRTDSTAVNLYHRLLTWDIMQKPWITRFVDRLLNPLLGKSLVLYFRKI
- a CDS encoding glycosyltransferase family 4 protein — encoded protein: MPNHGGQDRPLNICLLSYRSNPHCGGQGVYLKNLSRALADIGHRVEVVSGPPDPMLDDDIPVHRPACLDLYNPENLFRVPTLKELSDPVNVMEWAGVSTMGFPEPFTFGIRAQRFLRTRMGRYDIVHDNQSLSYGIWSIAKQIPTVATIHHPITVDRDIAVRSVRPFWKKLKHLRWFSFIGMQKRVSRTLRRIITVSECAREDIAKDFKISRDRFSVVPNGINTDLFHPLPDIPREPGRIIVTNSSDVPLKGLYYLLHAVTQVAAKRDIRLVVIGTPKKNGGITRLIRRLGIGDRITFTGRVSDAEFVRQYARAAMAVVASVYEGFGLPAGEAMACGVPVISTTGGALPEVVGDAGMLVPPKDSPALAKAITDMLDHPDKAAELGRLGYQRVQRHFTWRRAAEKTVEAYRKTIDDYR